One part of the Desulfovibrio sp. genome encodes these proteins:
- a CDS encoding nitrogenase component 1 produces MLDLTPKTHVNRSGVLINPCKTCQPVGALFAALGVRNCMPYSHGSQGCASYHRTYLTRHFKEPAIGVTSSFTEGACVFGGGPNIRQGAKTAFEVYNPDIIAVHTTCLSETIGDDLKTYIDDMEIPDGKIVVHCNTPSYVGSHVTGFGNMMAGFISYLAAKGKGTETVAVFPGFVNPGDIREYKHLVNLMKLKSIMFPDCSNVMDAPMTGEYKMYPEGGTTIEEIRGLGSCRKVLALGRLTSAEPAAQLKRKCGVDFDLLPLPIGLADTDAFIMAMANLNGGEVDPLIDEERGRLLDLMLDANPYFYGKKVAVYGDPDTVLGMTRFCLELGMVPKYVLTGTPGETFVKLANAMFKEYGKEDECKAFAAKDLFDLHQFIKDEPVDLLLGNSHGKQIAKAENIPLVRAGFPVLDRYGHASLPMVGYRGAFQLATKIADTLMEEFDRNCADEDMDLIM; encoded by the coding sequence TGTGAACAGATCGGGCGTTCTTATCAACCCGTGCAAGACCTGTCAGCCGGTGGGCGCGCTGTTTGCCGCCCTGGGCGTGCGCAACTGCATGCCGTACAGCCACGGTTCGCAGGGTTGTGCTTCTTACCACCGCACCTACCTTACGCGTCACTTCAAGGAACCGGCCATTGGTGTCACCAGTTCGTTTACCGAAGGCGCCTGCGTGTTCGGCGGCGGCCCCAACATCCGCCAGGGCGCAAAGACGGCCTTTGAAGTCTACAACCCGGACATCATTGCCGTGCATACCACCTGCCTTTCCGAAACCATCGGCGATGACCTCAAGACCTACATCGACGACATGGAGATTCCGGACGGCAAGATCGTGGTGCACTGCAACACGCCGAGCTACGTGGGCTCGCACGTTACGGGTTTTGGCAACATGATGGCCGGTTTCATCAGCTACCTTGCCGCCAAGGGCAAGGGCACCGAAACCGTGGCGGTGTTTCCCGGTTTTGTGAACCCCGGTGACATCCGCGAGTACAAGCATCTTGTGAACCTGATGAAGCTCAAGTCCATCATGTTCCCCGATTGCAGCAATGTCATGGATGCTCCCATGACAGGCGAATACAAGATGTACCCCGAGGGCGGCACGACCATTGAAGAAATCCGCGGGCTCGGCAGCTGCCGCAAGGTTCTGGCCCTTGGCCGCCTGACCAGCGCCGAGCCCGCCGCCCAGCTCAAGCGCAAGTGCGGCGTGGACTTTGACCTGCTGCCCCTGCCCATCGGCCTGGCCGATACCGATGCCTTCATCATGGCCATGGCAAACCTCAACGGCGGCGAAGTTGACCCGCTTATCGACGAAGAACGCGGTCGCCTGCTCGACCTTATGCTCGACGCCAACCCCTACTTCTACGGCAAAAAGGTTGCCGTGTACGGCGACCCCGACACCGTGCTCGGCATGACCCGCTTCTGCCTGGAACTGGGCATGGTTCCCAAATACGTGCTCACCGGTACGCCCGGCGAAACATTCGTCAAGCTGGCTAACGCCATGTTCAAGGAATACGGCAAGGAAGATGAGTGCAAGGCCTTTGCCGCCAAGGACCTCTTTGACCTGCACCAGTTCATCAAGGATGAACCCGTGGACCTCTTGCTCGGCAACTCGCACGGCAAGCAGATCGCCAAGGCAGAAAACATTCCGCTGGTGCGCGCAGGCTTCCCGGTTCTTGACCGCTACGGGCACGCCTCGCTGCCCATGGTTGGTTACCGTGGTGCCTTCCAGCTTGCCACCAAGATCGCTGACACTCTTATGGAAGAGTTTGACCGCAACTGCGCTGACGAAGACATGGATCTTATCATGTAA